In a genomic window of Temperatibacter marinus:
- a CDS encoding DUF1624 domain-containing protein has translation MSQEKTTGPMRLDSIDFMRGFVMIIMALDHVRDYVFLGSIDPQNLDETTPALFFSRWITNLCAPVFIVLAGLSVGIMAKRMEKPALTRFLLTRGLWLVFIEMTVISLGWNFTNFQSWFIGLQVICAIGVSMIALAGLIWLPRTAIIGVCAVILLGHGLIDDVWPSSFSFYTNPVPFYQVLTDTGLVMVAGIPMFVLYPIGMWVGVIAFGYLIAPLFDKEEGDLRRTLIRSGLAMLALFLVLRGFNLYGDPFPWTDQNTLAKDIMAFLTINKYPPSLSFLLVTLGISAVLMGLIKSYSSPLKQAIITLGRVPFFYYILHIYLIHLIALIMAEIQGFGYATAMPGWWLLPPELGVNLYWTWVIWIAVVIGLYPACKWFAGVKKRNKHITILKYL, from the coding sequence ATGTCTCAAGAAAAAACCACTGGACCGATGCGCTTAGACTCCATTGATTTTATGCGCGGCTTCGTCATGATCATCATGGCTCTAGACCATGTTCGTGATTATGTCTTTCTGGGCTCGATTGACCCGCAAAACCTAGATGAAACGACCCCTGCACTCTTTTTCAGCCGTTGGATTACAAATTTATGTGCCCCTGTATTTATCGTGTTGGCCGGGCTTTCTGTTGGTATCATGGCCAAAAGGATGGAGAAGCCAGCCTTAACCCGATTTCTCTTAACCCGTGGGCTTTGGCTTGTTTTTATCGAAATGACAGTGATTAGCCTTGGATGGAACTTTACAAACTTCCAAAGTTGGTTCATTGGCCTTCAAGTCATATGTGCTATTGGGGTCAGCATGATAGCCCTTGCAGGTCTCATTTGGCTTCCCCGAACCGCAATTATAGGCGTCTGCGCCGTTATTCTTCTTGGACATGGTCTCATAGATGACGTTTGGCCGTCTAGTTTTAGTTTTTACACCAACCCTGTACCATTTTATCAGGTCCTGACAGATACAGGCCTTGTCATGGTAGCTGGCATCCCAATGTTTGTACTCTATCCTATTGGTATGTGGGTCGGCGTTATTGCTTTTGGCTATTTAATTGCGCCTCTCTTTGACAAAGAGGAAGGTGATCTACGCCGTACGCTTATTCGCTCAGGACTAGCAATGCTCGCCCTCTTTTTGGTTCTTCGCGGCTTCAACCTCTACGGAGATCCTTTCCCATGGACGGACCAAAACACACTAGCAAAAGATATCATGGCTTTCTTAACCATAAATAAGTATCCGCCCTCACTGAGTTTTTTACTGGTCACACTCGGTATCAGTGCTGTTTTGATGGGTTTAATTAAATCCTACTCATCTCCTTTGAAACAAGCCATTATTACCTTAGGGCGCGTTCCTTTCTTCTACTATATACTTCACATTTACCTCATTCACCTGATCGCTCTGATCATGGCAGAAATTCAAGGATTTGGATACGCGACTGCGATGCCAGGATGGTGGCTTTTACCGCCTGAACTAGGCGTAAACCTATACTGGACATGGGTCATCTGGATTGCAGTGGTTATTGGACTTTATCCTGCCTGTAAGTGGTTTGCAGGCGTTAAGAAACGGAATAAACATATTACCATTCTGAAATATCTATAA
- the uvrA gene encoding excinuclease ABC subunit UvrA has product MLTEITVKGAREHNLKNVNVTIPRDKLIVITGLSGSGKSSLAFDTIYAEGQRRYVESLSAYARQFLEMMQKPDVDHIEGLSPAISIEQKTTSKNPRSTVGTVTEIYDYMRLLWARIGIPYSPATGLPIESQTVSQMVDRVMAMGEGTRLYVMAPIVRGRKGEYRKEINELQKRGFQRLKVNDEFYLIEDFPALDKKYKHHIDVVVDRLVIKEDTQGRLAESIETALDLADGLLVIETAPRDGEPERTLLSAKFACPESGFTIEEIEPRLFSFNNPFGACPTCDGLGKQLYFDPLLCVPDVTKSVKGGALAPWSNKSKSPSPFYFQALAAVCDHYGVSLDTPWNKIPEKAQQAMLYGTGKETVRIVYKDGKTKFETNKAFEGVINNIERRWRETDSNWMREELAKYQSSSACGSCHGDRLKKEALAVKIDGETISNITGLSVGNALTWFTALPHLLTEKQSQIAEKVLKEIQDRLGFLNNVGLEYLSLSRSSGTLSGGESQRIRLASQIGSGLTGVLYVLDEPSIGLHQKDNDRLLETLKNLRDIGNTVLVVEHDEDAILQADYVIDMGPGAGEHGGTVVAEGTPAQIMKHKKSLTGAYLTGKKSVPIPSERRSGHKGKAIKVNGAKANNLKDVTGTIPLGTLTCITGVSGSGKSTFTIETLYKAVARKLNNNRNIPGEHTSIEGLEFLDKIVDIDQSPIGRTPRSNPATYTGAFGPIRDWFAGLPEANARGYKPGRFSFNVKGGRCEACKGDGVIKIEMHFLPDVYVECDQCKGKRYNRETLEVRYKDKSISDVLDMTVEDGVKFFKAVPSIRNKLEMLDRVGLSYIRIGQQATTLSGGEAQRVKLAKELSKRSTGKTLYILDEPTTGLHFEDIRKLMEVIQELVDQGNTVIIIEHNLEVIKTADWILDLGPNGGDGGGEIIACGTPEDIAKAKGSYTGTYLKDLLKKTVAAE; this is encoded by the coding sequence ATGCTCACTGAAATTACAGTCAAAGGTGCCCGCGAACATAACCTTAAAAATGTGAATGTGACCATTCCGCGGGATAAACTGATTGTTATTACAGGGCTTTCAGGCAGTGGTAAATCTTCCCTTGCTTTTGATACCATCTATGCTGAAGGACAAAGACGCTATGTCGAAAGTCTCTCAGCCTATGCCCGTCAATTTCTTGAGATGATGCAAAAGCCTGATGTTGATCATATTGAGGGCCTCTCACCTGCTATTTCTATTGAGCAGAAAACCACAAGTAAAAACCCACGGTCTACAGTCGGTACTGTGACAGAGATCTATGATTATATGCGACTGCTGTGGGCACGCATTGGTATTCCCTATTCCCCAGCGACCGGCCTTCCCATTGAAAGTCAAACGGTTAGTCAGATGGTTGACCGCGTAATGGCGATGGGTGAAGGCACCCGCCTTTATGTAATGGCCCCGATCGTTCGAGGCAGAAAAGGTGAATATAGAAAAGAAATAAATGAGTTACAGAAACGTGGCTTCCAAAGACTTAAAGTGAATGATGAATTTTATTTAATCGAAGATTTTCCTGCCCTCGATAAAAAATACAAGCATCATATAGATGTAGTTGTCGATCGCCTTGTCATTAAAGAAGATACACAAGGGCGCTTAGCAGAATCCATAGAAACAGCATTGGATCTTGCAGACGGCTTACTAGTTATAGAGACAGCCCCAAGAGACGGTGAGCCAGAACGCACCCTTCTTAGTGCAAAATTTGCCTGTCCAGAGAGCGGATTTACTATAGAAGAAATAGAACCCAGACTATTTTCTTTCAATAATCCTTTTGGTGCTTGCCCAACATGCGATGGCTTAGGCAAGCAGCTTTATTTTGACCCACTTCTATGTGTGCCAGATGTCACAAAATCAGTAAAAGGAGGTGCCCTGGCCCCTTGGTCAAATAAATCGAAAAGCCCATCGCCTTTCTACTTTCAAGCGCTGGCTGCAGTCTGTGATCATTACGGTGTCTCCTTAGACACGCCCTGGAATAAAATCCCAGAAAAGGCACAACAAGCTATGCTTTATGGCACTGGCAAAGAAACAGTCCGAATTGTCTATAAAGACGGCAAAACAAAATTTGAGACAAATAAAGCTTTTGAAGGTGTTATTAACAATATTGAGCGCCGCTGGCGTGAAACTGATAGCAATTGGATGCGCGAAGAATTGGCTAAATATCAATCGTCTTCGGCCTGTGGTTCCTGTCATGGCGATCGCTTAAAAAAAGAGGCTCTCGCTGTCAAAATTGACGGGGAAACCATCAGTAACATCACAGGATTGTCCGTTGGGAATGCGCTGACATGGTTTACAGCCCTGCCCCATTTATTGACAGAAAAGCAAAGTCAAATTGCTGAAAAAGTCCTAAAAGAAATTCAAGATCGACTGGGCTTTCTAAATAATGTTGGTCTTGAATATCTCAGTCTTTCACGATCTTCAGGTACACTTTCAGGCGGTGAAAGTCAGCGAATTCGGTTAGCTTCTCAAATTGGATCAGGCCTCACAGGGGTCCTTTATGTCTTGGACGAGCCTTCAATCGGCCTTCACCAAAAAGATAACGATCGTCTTCTTGAAACACTAAAAAATCTTCGCGATATTGGCAATACAGTCTTAGTTGTAGAACATGATGAAGATGCTATCTTACAAGCTGATTATGTCATCGATATGGGTCCTGGTGCTGGAGAGCACGGCGGCACTGTTGTTGCTGAAGGCACCCCTGCTCAGATTATGAAGCATAAAAAGTCTCTGACTGGCGCCTATCTAACCGGTAAAAAGTCTGTCCCCATCCCAAGTGAACGTCGCTCAGGGCATAAGGGTAAAGCCATCAAGGTGAACGGCGCCAAAGCCAATAACCTCAAAGATGTTACAGGCACAATACCGCTTGGAACTCTCACATGTATTACCGGTGTATCCGGTTCTGGTAAGTCGACTTTTACAATAGAGACCCTCTATAAAGCGGTTGCCAGAAAATTAAACAATAACCGTAACATCCCTGGAGAGCATACCTCTATTGAGGGCCTTGAATTTCTTGATAAAATTGTTGATATCGATCAAAGCCCCATCGGCCGAACACCACGTTCAAATCCAGCAACCTATACAGGGGCGTTTGGTCCTATACGTGATTGGTTTGCGGGCTTACCAGAAGCCAATGCAAGAGGCTACAAACCTGGGCGATTTAGCTTTAATGTTAAGGGTGGACGCTGTGAAGCCTGTAAAGGCGACGGCGTCATCAAAATTGAAATGCATTTCTTGCCCGATGTATATGTTGAGTGCGATCAATGTAAAGGCAAACGGTACAACCGTGAAACCCTGGAAGTTCGCTATAAAGACAAGTCCATTTCTGATGTGCTGGATATGACTGTAGAGGACGGAGTTAAATTCTTTAAAGCAGTGCCCTCCATTCGTAACAAGCTTGAAATGTTAGACCGTGTAGGCCTTAGCTATATTCGCATCGGCCAACAAGCGACAACGCTTTCAGGGGGAGAAGCTCAACGTGTCAAACTAGCGAAAGAACTATCGAAGCGCTCTACAGGCAAGACTCTCTACATCTTGGATGAGCCAACAACTGGCTTACATTTTGAAGACATTCGCAAACTTATGGAAGTTATCCAAGAGCTTGTCGATCAAGGGAATACTGTCATCATTATTGAACATAATCTTGAGGTAATTAAAACCGCAGACTGGATCTTGGATTTAGGACCGAATGGAGGCGACGGCGGGGGCGAAATCATTGCCTGCGGAACCCCAGAAGACATTGCCAAGGCAAAAGGCAGTTATACGGGCACTTATCTTAAAGATCTCCTTAAGAAAACCGTAGCCGCAGAATAA
- a CDS encoding methyltransferase family protein, with amino-acid sequence MIAFIYRIGALMGLMSVFAALAWGFRYEVNAPIENIYFNIMIYVGWMIIHLVSTRMWFKKGLFGDGAGKLFERQIYIIQSVAGWGLILWFHKPMPGLGIEQLLLPSYVGFAGLCIVMIGLFGFLEEKSFDFLDQFLGVPGSEVSHSHGEETPLLTEGSYGRIRHPMYAGAFIAGVGSLLIHPNMAQVIWVGMVGMTFLLFIPIEEAQLLRERGDAYKDYMKKVPHRLFKGIW; translated from the coding sequence ATGATTGCATTTATCTATAGAATTGGAGCCTTAATGGGGCTCATGAGTGTCTTTGCTGCTTTAGCTTGGGGCTTTAGATATGAAGTGAACGCACCTATTGAGAATATCTATTTTAACATCATGATTTATGTAGGCTGGATGATCATCCATCTGGTTTCAACACGGATGTGGTTTAAAAAAGGGCTCTTCGGTGACGGGGCTGGAAAATTATTCGAGCGCCAAATTTACATCATTCAATCCGTTGCAGGTTGGGGACTCATTTTATGGTTTCATAAGCCCATGCCAGGCCTCGGTATCGAGCAACTCCTTTTACCATCCTACGTTGGGTTCGCTGGTTTATGCATTGTAATGATTGGACTTTTTGGATTTTTAGAAGAAAAATCTTTTGACTTTTTAGATCAATTTTTAGGTGTACCTGGCTCAGAAGTCAGTCATTCTCACGGCGAAGAAACACCACTTCTTACAGAAGGATCTTATGGTCGTATCCGTCACCCTATGTACGCAGGGGCCTTCATTGCAGGGGTCGGGAGCTTGCTTATTCATCCTAACATGGCGCAAGTCATCTGGGTGGGCATGGTTGGCATGACTTTTCTTCTCTTTATTCCGATTGAAGAAGCGCAGCTTTTAAGAGAACGCGGCGATGCCTACAAAGACTATATGAAGAAAGTACCTCATCGCCTTTTCAAAGGTATCTGGTAA
- the eno gene encoding phosphopyruvate hydratase produces MSVILDIYAREVLDSRGNPTVEVDVLLEDGSFGRAAVPSGASTGAYEAVELRDGDKSRYRGKGVLKAVHNVNEEIFDALVGLDSTDQLAIDQAMIDLDGSDNKGNLGANAILGVSMAIAKAAAESSATPLYRYIGGANAHVLPVPMMNIVNGGEHADNPIDVQEFMIMPVAAENIADAVRIGSEIFHELKDRLHKAGLSTAVGDEGGFAPNLNGTRDALDFVMQAIEGAGYKPGEEIYLALDAAATEFYKEGRYELKGEGKSLTSAEMVDYWADLVDAYPIISIEDGMDEDDWEGWKLLTDKIGDRCQLVGDDLFVTNPSRLSDGIEKGVANSILVKVNQIGTLSETMAAVDMAHRARYSSVMSHRSGETEDATIADLAVALNCGQIKTGSLARSDRLAKYNQLIRIEEELGAAAVYAGRSILK; encoded by the coding sequence ATGTCAGTCATTCTTGATATTTATGCTCGCGAAGTTCTTGATAGCCGCGGCAATCCCACCGTTGAAGTTGATGTTCTTTTAGAAGATGGATCTTTCGGCAGAGCAGCTGTTCCATCAGGCGCATCAACAGGGGCCTACGAGGCCGTTGAACTCCGTGATGGGGATAAGTCTCGCTATCGGGGTAAAGGTGTTTTAAAAGCTGTTCACAATGTGAATGAAGAGATTTTTGATGCCCTTGTTGGTCTTGATTCCACGGACCAACTAGCCATTGATCAAGCGATGATTGATCTGGATGGGTCTGACAATAAAGGCAATCTGGGTGCAAATGCTATTCTTGGGGTTTCTATGGCGATCGCAAAGGCTGCTGCTGAAAGTTCAGCAACACCTCTATATCGATATATCGGCGGAGCCAATGCCCATGTTCTTCCTGTTCCAATGATGAATATTGTCAATGGCGGTGAGCATGCTGATAACCCTATTGATGTTCAAGAATTTATGATTATGCCTGTGGCGGCTGAAAATATCGCTGATGCTGTTCGCATTGGCTCTGAAATATTTCATGAACTTAAAGACAGACTGCATAAAGCTGGTCTCAGTACCGCTGTTGGAGATGAGGGCGGTTTCGCGCCTAATTTGAACGGCACACGGGATGCCCTAGACTTTGTCATGCAGGCAATCGAAGGTGCTGGCTATAAACCAGGTGAAGAGATCTATCTTGCGCTTGATGCTGCAGCGACTGAATTCTACAAAGAAGGTCGTTATGAGCTTAAAGGAGAAGGCAAGTCACTGACGTCAGCTGAAATGGTTGATTACTGGGCAGATCTTGTTGATGCTTATCCAATTATCTCTATTGAAGATGGTATGGATGAAGATGATTGGGAAGGATGGAAGCTTCTTACAGATAAAATTGGCGATAGATGCCAACTTGTCGGGGATGATCTTTTTGTAACCAACCCAAGCCGTCTATCTGATGGCATTGAAAAAGGCGTTGCAAATTCTATTCTTGTAAAAGTGAATCAAATCGGCACGCTTTCTGAAACAATGGCAGCTGTTGATATGGCACATCGTGCACGATATTCTTCTGTGATGTCTCACCGTTCTGGAGAAACAGAGGATGCGACCATAGCTGATCTTGCTGTCGCTCTCAACTGTGGTCAGATTAAAACTGGGTCTTTAGCCCGCTCTGACCGGTTGGCAAAATACAATCAGCTTATTCGCATTGAGGAAGAGCTTGGCGCAGCGGCTGTTTATGCTGGACGATCTATTCTTAAATAA
- a CDS encoding CTP synthase, with product MTRYIFVTGGVVSSLGKGLLSASLGALLQARGYTVRIRKLDPYLNVDPGTMSPYEHGECYVTDDGAETDLDLGHYERFTGVSASQGDNVTSGRIYKEIIEKERRGDYLGATVQVVPHVTNAIKDFVVEDEKGEDFVICEIGGTAGDIEAMPFMEAIRQLHIELGRGRSIFVHLTLVPYLSAAGELKTKPTQHSVRDLRSIGIQPDVLVCRSEHPIPDSERRKIGLFCNVPESSVIAALDASSIYDVPSRYHEEGLDTEVLKAFGLAATDKPDLARWADISDRIHNPEGEVTIAVVGKYTVLPDAYKSLKESLVHGGIANRCKVNIEWIESEVFEKEDAVDRLEGVDGILVPGGFGGRGTEGKVAAAHFARTRKIPYFGICLGMQMATIEAARNMAGIEGAGSTEFGEPKHPIVGLITEWIKDDGTVEERTSETDLGGTMRLGAYPAQLGENSHVAQIYGSTNIQERHRHRYEVNVGYVKQLEEAGVLFSGMSPDGKLPEIMEIPDHPWYIGVQYHPELKSRPFEPHPLFSSFIEAAVTRSRLV from the coding sequence ATGACACGCTATATTTTCGTTACAGGTGGAGTGGTTAGTTCTCTTGGTAAGGGACTGCTGTCTGCCTCTCTTGGAGCTTTACTACAAGCTCGTGGATATACAGTTCGAATCCGAAAACTCGATCCCTACTTGAATGTTGATCCTGGGACAATGAGTCCCTATGAGCACGGAGAATGTTATGTAACAGACGACGGTGCTGAGACAGATCTGGACCTTGGTCATTATGAACGTTTTACAGGCGTGTCTGCAAGCCAAGGGGATAATGTAACATCCGGGCGTATCTATAAAGAAATTATCGAAAAAGAGAGACGCGGTGATTATTTAGGCGCTACGGTTCAAGTTGTCCCCCATGTGACCAATGCAATAAAAGATTTTGTCGTTGAAGATGAAAAAGGCGAAGATTTTGTAATTTGTGAAATTGGTGGGACTGCGGGTGATATTGAAGCTATGCCCTTCATGGAAGCAATCCGGCAGCTCCACATCGAATTGGGTCGTGGACGGTCTATTTTTGTGCATTTAACCCTCGTTCCTTATCTCAGTGCCGCCGGTGAGTTGAAAACAAAACCAACACAACACTCCGTCAGGGATCTAAGGTCTATCGGAATTCAGCCTGATGTTCTTGTCTGTCGGTCTGAACATCCAATCCCCGATAGTGAACGGCGTAAGATTGGTCTTTTCTGTAATGTGCCAGAAAGTTCTGTCATTGCAGCTCTGGACGCGAGTAGCATTTACGATGTCCCTAGTCGCTATCATGAAGAAGGTCTAGATACAGAAGTTTTAAAGGCATTTGGCCTTGCGGCAACAGATAAGCCAGACTTAGCGCGCTGGGCTGATATTTCTGATCGTATCCATAACCCCGAAGGTGAAGTAACTATTGCTGTTGTTGGGAAATATACTGTTCTCCCTGACGCCTATAAATCATTGAAAGAAAGTTTAGTCCACGGCGGCATCGCTAATCGCTGTAAAGTGAATATTGAATGGATTGAATCAGAAGTTTTTGAAAAGGAAGATGCTGTAGATCGCCTTGAAGGCGTTGATGGTATTTTAGTGCCTGGCGGTTTTGGCGGCCGGGGTACCGAGGGTAAGGTTGCCGCGGCGCATTTTGCTAGAACACGTAAAATTCCGTATTTTGGGATCTGTCTCGGGATGCAGATGGCCACGATTGAAGCGGCTCGGAATATGGCTGGAATTGAAGGGGCTGGCTCGACAGAGTTTGGTGAGCCCAAACATCCAATTGTCGGCCTTATTACTGAATGGATCAAAGATGACGGCACAGTAGAAGAGCGCACCTCTGAGACAGACCTTGGCGGTACAATGCGTTTGGGGGCTTACCCTGCGCAACTCGGTGAAAATTCTCATGTGGCTCAAATCTATGGATCAACAAATATTCAAGAGCGTCATAGACATCGCTACGAAGTGAATGTTGGCTATGTGAAGCAGCTTGAAGAGGCAGGCGTTCTCTTTTCTGGTATGTCCCCAGATGGAAAGCTGCCTGAAATTATGGAAATCCCAGATCACCCTTGGTACATTGGTGTGCAATATCATCCAGAGTTGAAGTCGCGTCCTTTTGAACCGCATCCGCTCTTCTCAAGTTTTATCGAGGCAGCAGTGACACGGTCACGGTTGGTTTGA
- the secG gene encoding preprotein translocase subunit SecG: MESVLLAIHLIVAIAIVVLVLLQRSEGGGLGIGGNSSGMMTARGAANLLTKSTKWLAVIFIVNSLALGYIAANRDKGETAADLAEQADTLPKPEKDKELPTLPTKDKDN, encoded by the coding sequence ATGGAAAGCGTATTGCTTGCAATTCATCTAATCGTGGCAATTGCTATTGTCGTTTTGGTACTTCTTCAACGATCAGAAGGCGGCGGTCTTGGTATCGGAGGAAATTCTTCTGGAATGATGACAGCACGCGGTGCAGCGAACCTTTTAACAAAATCAACAAAATGGCTGGCAGTCATTTTTATTGTTAATTCCTTAGCCCTTGGGTATATCGCTGCGAACCGAGATAAAGGGGAAACAGCTGCAGACCTTGCAGAGCAAGCAGATACGCTACCCAAGCCAGAGAAGGATAAGGAACTTCCAACCCTTCCAACCAAAGATAAAGATAATTAG
- the tpiA gene encoding triose-phosphate isomerase, protein MSKPVSLVAGNWKMNGQRGSWKEIDSLITKIDKEAPADCEVLICPPLTLMALFAVDASQSKVQIGAQDCHQNNKGAHTGDVSASMIADCGGSHIIVGHSERRADHQETSALVHDKAVSVVENGMKAIICVGETEAERDAGDAVKIVLDQISQSVPSTATSETVIIAYEPVWAIGTGRTPTVADVEEIHTAIRNSLIDRFSSDGAGFSILYGGSVKPSNAKELMGAENVNGALVGGASLKADDFNGIIDAYRP, encoded by the coding sequence ATGTCAAAACCAGTCTCACTTGTCGCCGGTAATTGGAAAATGAATGGCCAACGGGGTAGTTGGAAAGAGATCGATAGTCTCATCACTAAAATTGATAAGGAAGCACCGGCTGACTGTGAGGTGCTGATTTGTCCTCCCTTAACTTTGATGGCGCTTTTTGCCGTCGATGCCAGTCAGAGCAAAGTACAAATTGGTGCGCAGGACTGTCACCAAAACAATAAAGGTGCGCATACGGGGGATGTTTCTGCCTCGATGATTGCTGATTGTGGTGGGTCACATATTATCGTCGGACATTCTGAGCGACGGGCAGATCACCAAGAAACGAGCGCACTTGTGCATGATAAAGCTGTCTCGGTGGTTGAAAATGGCATGAAAGCTATTATCTGTGTGGGAGAGACTGAAGCAGAACGTGATGCAGGGGATGCAGTTAAAATTGTTTTGGACCAGATTTCTCAATCTGTTCCTTCGACGGCTACCTCTGAAACAGTGATTATTGCTTATGAACCTGTATGGGCGATCGGAACTGGGAGAACTCCAACCGTCGCAGATGTTGAAGAAATTCATACGGCTATTAGAAATTCTCTGATTGATCGCTTTTCGTCTGATGGGGCGGGCTTTAGTATTCTTTACGGCGGCTCAGTCAAACCATCAAATGCAAAAGAATTGATGGGCGCTGAAAATGTTAATGGAGCCCTCGTCGGGGGCGCTAGTTTGAAAGCTGATGATTTCAACGGAATTATCGATGCTTATCGACCATAA
- a CDS encoding peptidylprolyl isomerase, whose product MLANVRSNLDSFFVKLLLGLLVAAFAVWGVGPTMFAGNTNIVAKVGNEEIDRVKYELAVRRQARNLQAQAQLAMSESDVIKNYRIDQRVLAEMMVQAAYRANAADLGMRPSKEVISDELRNIESFQMGGQFSKQAMDNYLNSLRITYSELEDDISDTVLRNQISDVLFAYQPKATKLAETLYSYDNELRDATIITITRSDILDFEPVTEEDVATAYEKGKAGYKTDELRTYQYVLLSPEAFKTGLEASDEEIKSLYDTKAGEYIIPEIRTFNHISFSTEEDALAFITSVTSGADFVTAATQATEFSADEISIGEFSKEALGQSYSEAAAEAAFAVSENALSAPVASLAGFDVFQATSITAGSTTTLDSVSETLKAEIIQDKAVRAMYDRTNELEDEIATGLSFDELVEKFSLTVASIENTNRFGRDSADQPAVATMEGYVILRDAFELETDEDPELRDLRPGDAEQGMYIVRVTDIQPEREKTLEEMTETLTATLTDDRKMEKAGELIEQAMERLQKNEDPQDIINETGGTSFKTRFIQRTADEKSNLAQNIRDLLFSLPVGEINVERTADNTGYVVVKNEMIRTADLSKRTEKFDEYRKQLAEAITLDIATQYQTNLFKRFPETINNALIQQIFSDQNQ is encoded by the coding sequence ATGTTGGCCAATGTGCGCAGTAATTTAGATAGCTTTTTTGTAAAGCTCCTTTTGGGCCTTTTAGTTGCAGCTTTTGCCGTATGGGGCGTTGGACCAACGATGTTCGCTGGTAATACTAATATTGTTGCAAAAGTTGGCAACGAGGAAATTGACCGAGTAAAATATGAACTTGCTGTCAGAAGGCAGGCCAGAAACCTTCAGGCTCAAGCGCAACTTGCCATGTCAGAATCAGATGTGATTAAAAACTATCGCATTGATCAACGTGTCCTTGCGGAAATGATGGTTCAAGCTGCATATCGTGCCAATGCTGCTGACTTAGGCATGCGTCCTTCAAAAGAGGTTATCTCCGATGAACTTAGAAATATTGAATCTTTCCAGATGGGGGGACAATTCTCTAAGCAAGCAATGGATAACTATTTAAACTCTCTCAGAATTACCTATTCTGAGCTTGAAGATGATATTTCCGATACGGTACTGCGTAATCAAATCTCGGACGTACTTTTTGCTTATCAACCCAAAGCAACTAAACTCGCTGAGACGTTATATTCGTATGATAACGAATTACGCGATGCGACAATCATTACAATCACTCGTAGTGATATTCTTGATTTTGAGCCCGTAACAGAGGAAGATGTTGCAACCGCTTATGAAAAAGGTAAGGCTGGTTATAAGACTGACGAATTACGCACATATCAATATGTACTCCTTTCCCCAGAAGCCTTCAAAACAGGCCTTGAGGCGTCAGACGAGGAAATCAAAAGTCTCTACGATACAAAGGCTGGCGAATATATCATACCAGAAATTCGTACGTTCAATCATATTAGTTTCTCAACGGAAGAAGATGCACTTGCCTTCATTACGAGTGTTACAAGCGGCGCAGACTTTGTCACTGCTGCGACACAAGCAACCGAGTTTTCTGCTGATGAAATCTCTATTGGTGAGTTCAGCAAAGAAGCCTTAGGGCAAAGTTATTCTGAAGCCGCTGCTGAGGCGGCTTTCGCCGTTTCAGAAAATGCCCTCTCTGCCCCTGTGGCGAGCCTTGCTGGCTTTGATGTCTTCCAAGCAACGTCTATAACAGCTGGCAGCACAACCACATTGGACAGCGTTAGCGAGACTTTAAAAGCTGAGATCATTCAGGATAAAGCTGTAAGAGCCATGTATGATCGCACTAATGAGTTAGAAGATGAAATTGCCACGGGCCTATCCTTTGATGAACTCGTAGAGAAATTTAGTTTAACTGTTGCTAGCATTGAAAATACAAACCGTTTTGGCCGCGACTCCGCTGATCAACCAGCTGTGGCAACGATGGAAGGCTATGTCATTCTTAGAGATGCGTTTGAACTTGAGACGGATGAAGATCCAGAGTTAAGAGATCTTCGTCCGGGTGATGCCGAGCAAGGGATGTATATTGTTCGGGTTACCGACATCCAACCCGAACGCGAAAAAACCCTTGAAGAAATGACAGAAACACTAACAGCGACACTAACAGATGATCGGAAAATGGAAAAAGCCGGTGAGCTGATTGAGCAAGCGATGGAGCGCCTACAGAAGAATGAAGACCCTCAGGATATCATCAATGAAACTGGCGGAACGTCATTTAAGACACGATTTATTCAGCGAACTGCCGATGAAAAATCTAATCTTGCGCAAAATATAAGAGATCTTCTCTTTAGCCTACCTGTTGGCGAAATTAATGTTGAACGGACAGCCGATAATACTGGCTATGTGGTCGTCAAAAATGAAATGATTAGAACCGCGGATCTCTCAAAGCGCACTGAAAAATTTGATGAATACAGAAAACAGCTGGCTGAAGCGATTACCTTGGATATTGCAACCCAGTATCAGACAAATCTCTTTAAGCGTTTTCCTGAAACTATTAACAATGCACTGATCCAGCAAATCTTCTCTGATCAAAATCAGTAA